In the genome of Cupriavidus malaysiensis, one region contains:
- a CDS encoding DUF883 family protein: MNDIRTDYSMHRDVLTRDVNALLTDVQALLRDVANEAGTEAAQAGTEVGMRLRELQGRLDMLRQTGMERVSQWANSTDQYAREHPWQCIGTAATVAAAVSAIVTLSLYRR; this comes from the coding sequence ATGAACGACATCAGGACCGATTATTCGATGCATAGGGATGTATTGACGCGCGACGTCAATGCACTGCTCACCGACGTGCAGGCGCTCTTGCGCGACGTCGCGAACGAGGCCGGCACGGAGGCGGCGCAAGCGGGAACGGAGGTCGGCATGCGGCTGCGTGAACTCCAAGGGCGACTGGACATGCTGCGTCAGACGGGCATGGAGCGCGTCTCCCAATGGGCCAACAGCACCGACCAGTATGCGCGCGAACATCCGTGGCAATGCATAGGCACCGCCGCCACGGTGGCGGCGGCCGTCAGTGCAATCGTCACGCTGTCGCTCTATCGGCGGTAG
- a CDS encoding high-potential iron-sulfur protein produces MAGDAWGPCAVSGGKQVSANGRCNSCTKQA; encoded by the coding sequence ATGGCTGGCGACGCGTGGGGTCCTTGCGCGGTCTCCGGTGGCAAGCAGGTTTCAGCCAATGGCCGGTGCAATTCCTGCACGAAGCAAGCCTGA
- a CDS encoding Lrp/AsnC family transcriptional regulator encodes MATIPRLDETDRRILRALRRDGRLSNAKLAEQVGLSATPCWNRVRALEENGVIEGYAAMLNQKALGLPDTVLIEVTLDRHDDDMLHRFGEALAELPEVLEAYLLTGEYDYLIKVAVAGTEGYEEFLRHKLYKLPGLRHSHSTFVLRCLKRQTSVEP; translated from the coding sequence ATGGCCACGATACCCCGCCTGGACGAGACCGATCGCCGCATCCTGCGCGCGCTGCGTCGCGACGGCCGGCTTTCCAATGCCAAGCTCGCCGAGCAGGTCGGGCTGTCGGCAACACCCTGCTGGAACCGCGTGCGTGCGCTGGAGGAGAACGGCGTCATCGAGGGCTATGCGGCGATGCTGAACCAGAAGGCGCTGGGCCTGCCCGACACCGTGCTGATCGAAGTCACGCTGGACCGGCATGACGACGACATGCTGCACCGCTTCGGCGAGGCGCTGGCGGAGCTGCCCGAGGTGCTGGAGGCCTATCTGTTGACCGGCGAGTACGACTACCTGATCAAGGTGGCGGTGGCCGGCACCGAGGGCTACGAGGAGTTCCTGCGGCACAAGCTGTACAAGCTGCCCGGACTGCGCCACAGCCACTCGACCTTCGTGCTGCGCTGCCTGAAGCGGCAGACCTCGGTCGAGCCCTGA
- the ligD gene encoding DNA ligase D, translated as MARTIRQAPATAPGVAAKAQQATGKRLQDALAPYRRRRDFRTTPEPRDEAAARPRRVAGRHGRALAFVVQKHAARRLHYDFRLELDGTLKSWAVPKGPSLDPADKRMAVHVEDHPVDYAEFEGVIPPGQYGAGTVIVWDRGAWIPEGDPRAAYRAGKLTFELRGEKLRGHWTLVRMHGNRQKDQDAWLLIKGRDEASVPITELDVVEAMPDSVLSGAAGRAPRKGASARKSGKPKAAEDVPLPRGARAARLPLTLSPQLATLVETPPADEQDWRYEIKFDGYRLLARIDGKGVRLFTREGNDWTSRLQAVARDVGALGLPDGWLDGEIVVLGKHGETDFQALQNAFRTSSVDAIQYFVFDLPFYAGHDLRKVRLAQRRGLLRRLFERNTSPRLQFSEEFEAGPADMLDAACRMKLEGVIGKRADSHYVSARSKTWIKLKCTLRQEFVIGGFTDPRGSRHGIGSLLLGVHASNGHLRYAGNVGTGFDERMLSTLRAKLDGLVTDTTPFDAPPASLNVHWVRPKLVAEVSFGSWTRDGRVRHSVFHGLRSDKPASAVILEQPAEVPAGPARPSHKHKHGHKPTAAGGRVAISHADRIVDQATGITKGELVRYYERVAPLMLPHLRDRPVALVRAPDGVGGEQFFQRHGDTLRVDGIHVLDAGLWPGHPGLLEIVSAPALVAAAQLNAIEFHTWNASKRSIAKPNRIVFDLDPGKGLSWAHMREGAAMVKALLDELGLVSFLKTSGGKGLHVVVPVTPRAGWDEVKDFAHAVVLHIAKLIPQRFVAKRGAERRVGKIFIDYLRNGIGATTVAAFSVRARPGLGLSIPVGWDELESLESAAEWSVSNCGRRLEALASRDPWEAYARTRQSISRAAARLASAPG; from the coding sequence ATGGCGAGGACCATCCGGCAGGCTCCGGCAACAGCACCAGGCGTTGCCGCGAAAGCGCAGCAAGCGACTGGCAAGCGGCTGCAGGATGCGCTCGCGCCGTACCGGCGCCGACGGGACTTCCGGACCACGCCGGAGCCGCGCGACGAGGCTGCGGCACGCCCGCGCCGCGTCGCCGGCAGGCATGGCAGAGCGCTTGCCTTCGTGGTTCAGAAACATGCCGCGCGCCGCCTGCATTACGACTTCCGCCTCGAACTGGACGGCACGCTCAAGAGCTGGGCCGTTCCCAAGGGGCCCAGCCTCGATCCGGCCGACAAGCGCATGGCGGTGCACGTGGAAGACCATCCGGTGGACTATGCCGAGTTCGAAGGCGTGATTCCGCCCGGCCAATATGGCGCGGGCACCGTCATCGTATGGGATCGTGGCGCGTGGATCCCGGAGGGCGACCCGCGTGCGGCCTATCGTGCCGGGAAGCTGACGTTCGAGTTGCGCGGGGAGAAGCTGCGCGGCCATTGGACGCTGGTCCGCATGCACGGCAACAGGCAGAAGGACCAGGATGCATGGCTGCTGATCAAGGGCCGCGACGAAGCCTCCGTGCCGATCACGGAACTCGATGTGGTGGAGGCCATGCCAGACAGTGTCCTCTCCGGAGCGGCAGGGCGAGCGCCGCGCAAGGGCGCATCAGCGCGGAAGTCAGGCAAGCCGAAGGCAGCAGAGGACGTGCCCCTGCCTCGCGGCGCCAGGGCGGCTCGGTTGCCGCTGACGCTGTCGCCACAACTGGCAACGCTGGTCGAGACGCCACCCGCCGATGAGCAGGACTGGCGCTATGAGATCAAGTTCGATGGGTATCGGCTGCTGGCGCGGATCGACGGCAAGGGCGTCCGCCTGTTCACGCGCGAGGGCAACGATTGGACTTCCAGGCTGCAAGCGGTGGCGCGCGACGTCGGGGCGCTCGGCTTGCCCGATGGCTGGTTGGATGGCGAGATCGTGGTGTTGGGCAAGCATGGAGAGACCGATTTCCAGGCGTTGCAGAACGCCTTCAGGACTTCGTCCGTCGATGCTATCCAGTACTTCGTCTTCGACCTGCCCTTCTACGCCGGCCACGACTTGCGCAAGGTGCGCCTGGCGCAGCGCCGCGGGCTTCTCAGGCGGCTCTTCGAACGCAATACTTCGCCGCGCCTGCAATTCAGCGAGGAATTCGAGGCTGGCCCGGCTGACATGCTGGACGCGGCGTGCCGCATGAAGCTGGAAGGCGTCATCGGCAAACGCGCCGATTCGCACTACGTCAGCGCGCGCAGCAAGACATGGATCAAGCTGAAATGCACGCTGCGGCAGGAGTTCGTGATTGGAGGCTTCACCGACCCCAGGGGCAGCCGGCACGGTATTGGCTCCTTGCTGCTGGGCGTGCATGCCAGCAACGGGCACCTGCGCTATGCCGGCAATGTCGGCACGGGTTTCGACGAGCGCATGCTCAGTACTTTGCGCGCCAAGCTGGATGGGCTGGTCACTGACACGACACCATTCGACGCGCCGCCGGCATCGCTGAACGTGCATTGGGTGCGCCCGAAACTGGTGGCCGAAGTTTCGTTCGGTTCGTGGACGCGTGATGGGCGGGTGCGGCATTCGGTTTTTCATGGCCTGCGCAGTGACAAGCCCGCATCTGCCGTCATTCTCGAACAGCCTGCCGAGGTCCCCGCCGGGCCAGCACGGCCTTCACACAAGCATAAGCACGGGCACAAGCCGACTGCCGCGGGCGGGAGGGTCGCCATCAGCCACGCGGATCGCATCGTCGACCAAGCCACGGGAATCACCAAAGGAGAACTCGTGCGCTACTACGAGCGCGTGGCGCCGCTGATGCTGCCGCACCTGCGTGACCGTCCGGTCGCCCTGGTGCGCGCTCCCGACGGCGTGGGCGGCGAGCAGTTCTTCCAGCGCCATGGCGACACGCTGCGGGTCGACGGTATCCATGTTCTGGATGCCGGCCTGTGGCCGGGACATCCGGGATTGCTGGAGATCGTCTCGGCACCGGCGCTGGTGGCGGCTGCACAGCTCAACGCGATCGAGTTCCACACCTGGAATGCCAGCAAACGCAGTATCGCCAAGCCCAACCGTATCGTCTTCGACCTGGATCCCGGCAAGGGCTTGTCCTGGGCGCATATGCGCGAGGGCGCGGCGATGGTGAAGGCGCTGCTCGATGAACTTGGACTCGTCAGCTTCCTCAAGACCAGCGGAGGCAAGGGGCTGCATGTCGTGGTACCGGTGACGCCGAGGGCAGGCTGGGACGAGGTGAAGGACTTCGCCCACGCCGTGGTCTTGCATATCGCCAAGCTCATCCCGCAGCGCTTTGTCGCCAAACGCGGCGCTGAGCGGCGCGTCGGGAAGATCTTTATCGACTACCTGCGCAACGGTATCGGGGCTACCACCGTCGCGGCCTTCTCGGTGCGTGCGCGCCCTGGTCTGGGCCTGTCGATACCTGTAGGCTGGGATGAACTGGAATCGTTGGAGAGCGCCGCGGAGTGGAGCGTTTCCAACTGTGGGCGCCGGCTGGAAGCGCTGGCATCTCGTGATCCATGGGAAGCCTATGCCCGGACGCGCCAATCCATTTCGCGCGCTGCGGCCCGGCTGGCAAGCGCGCCTGGGTGA
- a CDS encoding TetR/AcrR family transcriptional regulator: MPLPAKAPSRTRRKPIQARSWQTSLAIQEAFVRLLVQTGDYDGITIRAIIDLAGVGLGTFYEYFANKEELVRVCLHLRTKAILQAMGQALDDCAGRRLRDVTERLIDVNIDHHRPTPERWGPLYLLERHYSGQAAYQKTYDRFIDAWRRAFLLARDWPAGVDAQEAAATAQTLVYGLIARACISAGARVDHERLRRQVRLALHGYLRECRRTAPA; encoded by the coding sequence ATGCCGCTGCCCGCCAAAGCCCCGTCCCGCACGCGCCGCAAACCCATCCAGGCCCGCTCCTGGCAGACCTCGCTGGCCATCCAGGAAGCCTTTGTTCGGCTTTTGGTGCAGACGGGCGACTACGACGGCATCACGATCCGCGCCATCATCGACCTCGCCGGCGTGGGCCTGGGCACCTTCTACGAGTACTTCGCCAACAAGGAAGAACTGGTGCGGGTCTGCCTGCACCTGCGCACCAAGGCCATCCTGCAGGCCATGGGACAGGCGCTCGACGACTGCGCGGGGCGCCGCCTGCGCGACGTCACCGAGCGCCTCATCGACGTCAACATCGACCACCACCGCCCCACCCCCGAACGCTGGGGTCCGCTCTACCTGCTGGAGCGCCACTATTCGGGCCAGGCCGCCTACCAGAAGACCTACGACCGCTTCATCGACGCCTGGCGGCGCGCCTTCCTGCTGGCGCGCGACTGGCCGGCCGGAGTCGATGCCCAGGAGGCCGCGGCCACCGCCCAGACCCTGGTCTACGGACTGATCGCGCGCGCCTGCATCAGCGCGGGCGCGCGCGTCGACCACGAGCGGCTGCGGCGGCAGGTGCGGCTGGCGCTGCACGGCTACCTGCGCGAGTGCCGGCGCACCGCGCCCGCCTGA
- a CDS encoding porin, whose amino-acid sequence MKKSRAWLALLPLIPGSALAQSSVTLYGIVDAGIEYINSVPNSGGGSSLVRMSTGNLSTSRWGLRGVEDLGGGLKGVFVLENGFDLDTGSANQGGRLFGRQAFVGLQQQFGTLTFGRHQNLLYDFSSSFDPMVIATRYSVIMHDKWMSGRADNSIKFYGASGPVNYGLLYSTGYDSQAGGEIPGAYKAGKEWSASLGYASGPFAIGSAYDEARGSTVALQDNVERRATLGLSYQFGPAKVLAGYRYYHGIFDSTGTSLLTNLYWAGVQYRATPALTVTGAVYYTDVAHTSADPYSFVLSGSYALSKRTDLYTILGYAKNRDGSGLSLTGLNPSLNPAATTLVNTSAQVANGENQFGAIVGVRHRF is encoded by the coding sequence ATGAAGAAATCCCGCGCCTGGCTGGCGCTGCTGCCGTTGATTCCCGGCAGCGCGCTTGCCCAAAGCAGTGTCACGCTGTACGGCATCGTCGATGCCGGCATCGAGTACATCAACAGCGTTCCCAACAGCGGCGGCGGCAGCTCGCTGGTCCGGATGTCGACCGGCAACCTGTCCACCTCCCGCTGGGGCCTGCGCGGCGTGGAAGACCTGGGCGGCGGCCTCAAGGGCGTCTTCGTACTGGAGAACGGCTTCGACCTCGACACCGGCAGCGCCAACCAGGGTGGCCGCCTGTTCGGCCGCCAGGCCTTCGTGGGCCTGCAGCAGCAATTCGGCACGCTGACCTTCGGCCGTCACCAGAACCTGCTGTACGACTTCTCCTCGTCGTTCGACCCGATGGTGATCGCGACCCGCTACTCGGTCATCATGCACGACAAATGGATGTCGGGGCGGGCGGACAATTCCATCAAGTTCTACGGTGCCTCGGGCCCGGTCAACTACGGCCTGCTCTACAGCACCGGCTACGACAGCCAGGCCGGGGGCGAGATCCCCGGCGCCTACAAGGCCGGCAAGGAATGGTCCGCCTCGCTGGGCTACGCCAGCGGTCCCTTCGCCATCGGCAGTGCCTACGACGAGGCACGCGGCAGCACGGTCGCGCTGCAGGACAATGTGGAACGGCGCGCCACCCTGGGCCTGTCCTACCAGTTCGGCCCGGCCAAGGTCCTGGCCGGCTACCGCTACTACCACGGCATCTTCGACAGCACCGGCACCTCGCTGCTGACCAATCTCTACTGGGCCGGCGTGCAGTACCGCGCGACGCCGGCGCTGACCGTGACCGGGGCCGTCTACTACACGGATGTCGCGCACACCTCGGCCGACCCCTACAGCTTCGTGCTGTCCGGCTCCTATGCGCTGTCCAAGCGCACCGACCTCTACACGATCCTCGGCTACGCGAAGAACCGCGACGGCTCGGGTCTCAGCCTGACGGGCCTCAATCCCTCGCTGAACCCCGCCGCCACCACGCTGGTGAACACCTCGGCGCAGGTCGCCAATGGCGAGAACCAGTTCGGTGCCATCGTCGGCGTGCGCCACCGCTTCTGA
- a CDS encoding DMT family transporter, translating to MKLGLTHVSPLWFAAARFGSAALISFAVLALLGRLRLPTRREWPLVLGVGLLQMAAFTALALWALQYVPPGRASVIAYATSIWVIPLSSLVLREKLSRAQWLATAFSYGGIILIVAPALAHWQAHLALGLLMLMGASLAWSVNIIQLRAHREVRLGADMIPWECAVATLPLLALALLRDGLPSTAALGAVWPVVLYTGPLATALTFIVVLNITQTLPPAATSIAMLCVPLLGLLLSALAFHERISPDLSAGLALIALGVATSALGPRLRRHAAARG from the coding sequence ATGAAGCTGGGCCTGACCCACGTCAGCCCGCTGTGGTTCGCCGCCGCGCGCTTCGGTTCCGCCGCGCTCATCAGCTTCGCCGTGCTGGCCCTGCTGGGCCGCCTGCGCCTGCCCACGCGGCGCGAATGGCCGCTGGTGCTGGGCGTCGGCCTGCTGCAGATGGCGGCGTTCACCGCCCTGGCGCTGTGGGCGCTGCAGTACGTGCCGCCCGGGCGCGCCTCGGTGATCGCCTACGCCACCTCGATCTGGGTGATCCCGCTGTCCTCCCTGGTCCTGCGCGAGAAGCTGTCGCGCGCCCAGTGGCTGGCCACCGCCTTCAGCTACGGCGGCATCATTCTCATCGTGGCGCCGGCGCTGGCCCACTGGCAGGCCCACCTGGCACTCGGCCTGCTGATGCTGATGGGCGCCTCGCTGGCCTGGTCGGTCAACATCATCCAGCTGCGCGCCCACCGCGAGGTGCGCCTGGGCGCGGACATGATTCCCTGGGAATGCGCGGTGGCGACGCTGCCGCTGCTGGCGCTGGCGCTGCTGCGCGACGGCCTGCCGAGCACGGCAGCGCTCGGCGCGGTCTGGCCGGTGGTGCTCTATACGGGGCCGCTGGCCACCGCACTGACCTTCATCGTGGTGCTCAACATCACGCAGACGCTGCCGCCCGCGGCCACCTCGATCGCCATGCTGTGCGTGCCGCTGCTGGGCCTGCTGCTGTCGGCGCTGGCCTTCCACGAGCGCATCTCGCCGGACCTGTCCGCCGGCCTGGCGCTGATCGCGCTGGGCGTCGCCACCTCGGCGCTGGGGCCGCGCCTGCGGCGCCACGCGGCGGCGCGCGGCTGA
- a CDS encoding DUF2188 domain-containing protein has translation MSGDIHVVRHDSEWAIVIEGPGTLTRFPSREEAIAVATRLAKWNRVGLLIHDRNDQLLERNIVARASVKQRG, from the coding sequence ATGTCAGGCGATATCCATGTTGTCCGGCACGACAGTGAGTGGGCGATTGTCATCGAGGGGCCCGGGACCCTGACGAGGTTTCCATCGCGGGAAGAAGCCATTGCTGTCGCCACCCGGCTGGCGAAATGGAACAGAGTAGGATTGCTGATTCATGATCGCAACGATCAGCTTCTTGAGCGGAATATCGTGGCCCGTGCTTCCGTGAAGCAGCGAGGCTGA
- a CDS encoding CsbD family protein has protein sequence MNWDQIEGRWEQVKGKVKEKWGKLTENDITRINGKREQLIGRIQERYGCTKEKAEEELKAWEQDVRW, from the coding sequence ATGAACTGGGATCAGATCGAAGGCAGGTGGGAACAAGTCAAAGGCAAGGTCAAGGAAAAGTGGGGCAAGCTCACCGAGAACGACATCACGAGAATCAACGGCAAGCGGGAGCAACTGATCGGCCGGATCCAGGAGCGCTACGGCTGCACCAAGGAGAAGGCCGAGGAAGAACTGAAGGCATGGGAGCAGGACGTACGCTGGTAG
- a CDS encoding acyl-CoA dehydrogenase family protein — protein MTWKTHDVSNQVPELKDYNLYATDLPLQRAVERGGAGWHAAELSRQGAELGSEAMLRRAEAANRYTPELHTHSRLGERIDQVRFHPAWHEVMQIARRSGLANLPFADSRPSAWAAYGAAQYMHSQIESGSLCPTNMTQACIPVLQKEPALYERIGARLLARDHDARDLPAEQKTSITVGMGMTEKQGGSDVRANTTRAVSLRGEGRGAEYLLTGHKWFFSAPMCDAHLVLANTEAGSSCFYVPRWRPDGSKNAVEIQRLKDKVGNRSNSSSEVEFKEAWGILVGEEGRGIPTILEMATYSRLNCALSSAGFLRQALAQALHYARHRRAFGKMLVEQPLMRRLLADLALESEAAMLLSMDLASAFGEDDEAVVGWRRVLTPVAKFWVCKRAVELTGEAMEVFGGNGYVEDGPMGRLFRDAPVNSIWEGSGNVMCLDVLRAISRKPGDFAAVLARLQALGGGDARVAASLRKLQDALALPPEVQEAEARRFTTRLALTAQACLMLRHADPLAAEAFVASRFDADWGAVAGISAGLGRGADEARLLEMAWAA, from the coding sequence ATGACATGGAAGACCCACGACGTCAGCAACCAGGTGCCGGAGCTGAAGGACTACAACCTCTACGCCACGGACCTGCCGCTGCAGCGTGCCGTCGAGCGCGGCGGCGCCGGCTGGCATGCGGCCGAACTCAGCCGCCAGGGCGCCGAGCTGGGCTCGGAGGCGATGCTGCGCCGGGCCGAGGCTGCCAACCGCTACACGCCGGAGCTGCACACGCACTCGCGCCTGGGCGAGCGAATCGACCAGGTGCGTTTCCACCCGGCCTGGCATGAGGTGATGCAGATCGCGCGGCGCAGCGGCCTGGCCAACCTGCCGTTCGCCGACAGCCGGCCGTCGGCCTGGGCCGCCTACGGCGCCGCGCAGTACATGCACAGCCAGATCGAGTCGGGTTCGCTGTGCCCGACCAATATGACCCAGGCCTGCATCCCCGTGCTGCAGAAGGAGCCCGCGCTGTACGAGCGCATCGGGGCCAGGCTGCTGGCGCGCGACCACGATGCGCGCGACCTGCCGGCCGAGCAGAAGACCTCGATCACGGTCGGCATGGGCATGACCGAAAAGCAGGGCGGCAGCGACGTGCGCGCCAACACCACGCGCGCCGTCAGCCTGCGCGGCGAGGGGCGCGGCGCCGAGTACCTGCTGACCGGGCACAAATGGTTCTTCTCGGCGCCGATGTGCGACGCCCACCTGGTGCTGGCCAATACCGAGGCGGGCTCGTCCTGCTTCTACGTGCCGCGCTGGCGGCCCGACGGCAGCAAGAACGCGGTCGAGATCCAGCGCCTGAAGGACAAGGTGGGCAACCGTTCCAACTCCAGCAGCGAGGTGGAATTCAAGGAAGCCTGGGGCATCCTGGTCGGCGAGGAGGGGCGCGGCATTCCCACCATCCTGGAGATGGCCACCTACAGCCGCCTGAACTGCGCCCTGTCGAGCGCCGGTTTCCTGCGCCAGGCGCTGGCGCAGGCCCTGCACTACGCGCGCCACCGCCGCGCCTTCGGCAAGATGCTGGTGGAGCAGCCGCTGATGCGCCGCCTGCTGGCCGACCTGGCCCTGGAGAGCGAGGCCGCCATGCTGCTGTCGATGGACCTGGCCAGCGCCTTCGGCGAAGACGACGAGGCCGTGGTCGGCTGGCGTCGCGTGCTGACCCCGGTGGCCAAGTTCTGGGTGTGCAAGCGCGCGGTCGAACTGACCGGCGAAGCGATGGAAGTGTTCGGCGGCAACGGCTATGTCGAGGACGGCCCGATGGGGCGGCTGTTCCGCGACGCTCCGGTCAATTCGATCTGGGAGGGCTCGGGCAATGTGATGTGCCTGGACGTGCTGCGCGCCATCAGCCGCAAGCCGGGCGACTTCGCCGCGGTGCTGGCCCGCCTGCAGGCGCTCGGCGGCGGCGACGCCCGCGTCGCGGCCAGCCTGCGCAAGCTGCAGGACGCGCTGGCGCTGCCGCCCGAGGTCCAGGAAGCCGAAGCGCGCCGCTTCACCACCCGCCTGGCGCTGACCGCGCAGGCCTGCCTGATGCTGCGCCATGCCGATCCGCTGGCGGCCGAGGCCTTCGTGGCCAGCCGCTTCGATGCCGATTGGGGCGCGGTGGCGGGCATCAGCGCCGGGCTGGGTCGCGGCGCCGACGAAGCACGGCTGCTGGAGATGGCCTGGGCGGCCTGA
- a CDS encoding AsnC family transcriptional regulator, with protein sequence MMPCLPTLHLTLRCTGSDLFGALEWALANARRTGLSLHSLRVGQDAATPIRLSVCAEEADLLGLFVRRLENGMDLEVLGADESHAAGGALALQAA encoded by the coding sequence ATGATGCCCTGCCTGCCCACCCTCCATCTGACCCTGCGCTGCACCGGTTCCGACCTGTTCGGGGCCCTGGAATGGGCGCTGGCCAATGCCCGCCGTACCGGCCTGAGCCTGCATTCGCTGCGGGTCGGCCAGGATGCCGCCACGCCCATCCGCCTGTCGGTGTGCGCCGAGGAGGCCGACCTGCTCGGGCTGTTCGTGCGGCGGCTGGAGAATGGCATGGACCTGGAAGTGCTGGGCGCGGACGAGAGCCATGCGGCGGGCGGCGCGCTCGCCCTGCAGGCCGCCTGA
- a CDS encoding DUF1254 domain-containing protein codes for MNPIFRRAGIAVLGLLLCACTAGGMSSGPVAAGAPQQPDPAMRALAGEVFVYGYPLVLMDVTRETMSARTPPNAFHHARVFPDASFTDVVSPNADTLYSTAWLNLGDEPVVLTVPAMRGRYYLVQMLDAWTNVFAAPGTRTAPDGRAVDYAITGPAFTGRLPQGVVEIRSPSQMVWLIGRIQTNGKRDYGAVNRLQDQFKLTPLSAWGRTGQSAAREGPMALSPREGSPADQVAQMDAQAFFSRLAELLPANPPLPGDGVMVAKMARLGIVAGQPFKTTVLEPSTARAVQEGATAALARIQAAARPAAGTGGWQVARNLGSYGSAYLQRAVVARTGLGANLPQDALYPNTRTDADGQPLDGASRYVMHFPKGQLPPVRAFWSLTLYDEKHVFAANPLGRYALGDRDRLRRNRDGSLDLYIQHERPQGARVANWLPAPAGPFGLTMRLYWPKAEALDGNWMPPPVRRER; via the coding sequence ATGAATCCAATTTTTCGCCGCGCCGGCATCGCCGTGCTCGGCCTCCTGCTGTGCGCCTGCACGGCCGGTGGCATGTCTTCAGGGCCGGTCGCGGCCGGCGCGCCGCAGCAGCCGGATCCGGCCATGCGCGCCCTCGCCGGCGAAGTCTTCGTCTACGGTTATCCGCTGGTGCTGATGGATGTCACGCGCGAGACCATGAGCGCGCGGACGCCCCCCAACGCCTTCCACCACGCTCGCGTCTTCCCGGATGCCAGCTTCACCGACGTGGTCAGCCCCAACGCGGACACCCTGTACTCGACCGCCTGGCTCAACCTGGGCGACGAGCCGGTCGTGCTGACGGTGCCGGCCATGCGGGGCCGCTACTACCTCGTCCAGATGCTCGATGCCTGGACCAATGTGTTCGCCGCGCCCGGGACGCGCACCGCCCCCGACGGGCGGGCGGTGGACTATGCCATCACCGGGCCGGCCTTCACCGGCCGCTTGCCGCAGGGGGTGGTCGAGATCCGGTCGCCGAGCCAGATGGTGTGGCTGATCGGCCGGATCCAGACCAACGGCAAGCGCGACTACGGCGCCGTCAACCGCCTGCAGGACCAGTTCAAGCTGACGCCGCTGTCCGCCTGGGGGCGCACCGGCCAGTCGGCGGCGCGCGAGGGTCCGATGGCCCTGTCGCCGCGCGAGGGCTCGCCGGCGGACCAGGTGGCGCAGATGGATGCCCAGGCCTTCTTCAGCCGGCTGGCGGAGCTGCTGCCGGCCAACCCGCCGCTGCCCGGCGATGGCGTGATGGTGGCCAAGATGGCCCGCCTGGGCATCGTCGCCGGCCAGCCGTTCAAGACCACGGTGCTGGAGCCGTCGACCGCGCGCGCCGTGCAGGAAGGCGCCACCGCCGCGCTGGCCCGGATCCAGGCAGCCGCGCGGCCGGCAGCCGGCACAGGTGGCTGGCAGGTGGCGCGCAATCTGGGCAGCTACGGTAGCGCCTATCTGCAGCGCGCGGTGGTGGCGCGCACCGGCCTGGGGGCGAACCTGCCGCAGGACGCGCTCTACCCGAACACCCGCACCGATGCCGACGGCCAGCCGCTGGATGGCGCGTCGCGCTATGTGATGCACTTCCCCAAGGGGCAGCTGCCGCCGGTGCGCGCGTTCTGGTCGCTGACGCTGTACGACGAGAAGCATGTCTTTGCCGCCAATCCGCTGGGCCGCTACGCGCTGGGCGACCGCGACCGGCTGCGGCGCAACCGCGACGGTTCGCTCGACCTGTATATCCAGCATGAACGGCCGCAGGGCGCCCGCGTGGCCAACTGGCTGCCGGCGCCCGCCGGGCCGTTCGGCCTCACCATGCGGCTGTACTGGCCCAAGGCGGAGGCGCTGGATGGCAACTGGATGCCGCCGCCGGTGCGCCGCGAGCGCTAG
- a CDS encoding Lrp/AsnC family transcriptional regulator — translation MLDVDLDATDIRILSELQRDGSLTNVELASRVNLSPSPCLARVRQLEKQGVISRKVTLLDARKLGLKVVVFIQVSLDKQRRETLDSFERRIAGLPQVMECYLMSGDADYLLRVVVPDVEALERLIIDQITRIPGVSSIRSSFALKQVLYSTALPLG, via the coding sequence GTGCTGGACGTCGATCTCGATGCCACCGATATCCGGATTCTCAGCGAACTGCAGCGCGACGGCAGCTTGACCAATGTGGAGCTGGCCAGCCGCGTCAACCTGTCGCCTTCGCCCTGCCTGGCGCGCGTGCGGCAGCTGGAGAAGCAGGGCGTGATCTCGCGCAAGGTGACCCTGCTCGATGCGCGCAAGCTGGGCCTCAAGGTGGTGGTCTTCATCCAGGTGTCGCTGGACAAGCAGCGCCGCGAAACCCTCGACAGCTTCGAGCGGCGCATCGCCGGCCTGCCCCAGGTGATGGAGTGCTACCTGATGTCGGGCGATGCCGACTACCTGCTGCGGGTGGTGGTGCCCGACGTGGAGGCGCTGGAGCGCCTCATCATCGACCAGATCACGCGCATCCCCGGCGTGTCCAGCATCCGCTCCAGCTTCGCGCTCAAGCAGGTGCTGTACAGCACGGCGCTGCCGCTGGGCTGA